From the genome of Ignavibacteriales bacterium, one region includes:
- the bfr gene encoding bacterioferritin has product MKGNEKLLTVLNQRLADELTAINQYMVHSEMCENWGFTKLHNAIRKQAMDEMHHAEWLIERIIFLDGTPTVSKLNPIKIGKTALEMVSNDQDAEIEGLKAYNEAIKLAHEVSDEGSVELLTKILKMEEGHVDWGEKQRTQIDQMGIENYLTNQAEGTVS; this is encoded by the coding sequence ATGAAAGGCAATGAAAAATTACTAACGGTGCTTAACCAGCGTTTAGCTGATGAACTCACCGCAATAAACCAGTACATGGTACATTCTGAAATGTGTGAAAACTGGGGTTTCACTAAACTTCACAATGCTATCAGAAAGCAGGCGATGGATGAAATGCACCATGCCGAGTGGCTTATTGAGCGAATCATTTTTTTAGATGGCACACCTACAGTATCCAAGTTGAACCCGATTAAGATTGGTAAGACAGCTTTGGAGATGGTTAGTAACGATCAAGATGCAGAAATTGAAGGATTAAAAGCTTACAACGAAGCTATTAAACTTGCCCATGAAGTATCCGACGAAGGAAGCGTTGAACTACTAACAAAGATACTTAAGATGGAAGAGGGTCACGTCGATTGGGGAGAAAAACAACGTACTCAGATTGATCAAATGGGAATTGAAAATTATTTGACTAACCAAGCTGAAGGTACAGTAAGTTGA